Genomic DNA from Telopea speciosissima isolate NSW1024214 ecotype Mountain lineage chromosome 2, Tspe_v1, whole genome shotgun sequence:
CTACctagatgagattttttatttcattgggggTTGGATGGTAATCTCTTATGCTCTTGTCTATGAGTCAggataacattttttttttcattacgAATTAGGTCATAGCTGCctggtcgtgtagcccctgcaccaatACGGATCAGTGGCATGGGAATTGGTCATTTCACATACAATTTCGTATAGTCTTCTAATTCAATTTTGTCCTCTAGTGGGTTATATTTGACGCACTTAATTTCATTTTGTCGCAACTCGATGAGCTACGTGGCACTTGCTTTCTTTTGTCGCAACTCGCAAATGTCACTTTCGTAGTTCTCTGCACAACCAAGGGCAGAAACTGTTTAAGCTTTCCATCTAACAGAGAATTAGCCTACGTGGCCCTAAAAGCCACGTAAGCAACCAGTTGTCAGACTGAATCGAAAACTTGAAAGGTGGATCCGTGGTCCGCTTCAACTATAAAATACCAGTAGGACACACACCAAAGCATTTCCATACCCTAGTGGAGCGGGAACTACGACGCTTATCTCCGTCGCTCTTTGAGATTTCTCTCTCTATAGATCTAACGGTATATTCTTCGCCGGCGATTGTTTCAGGCGAATATTtgagttttcttttcaaaaccattATTTCAATTCGGATAGTTTTCCTTGGATTTTGGTATCCATTCGCTATTTCTGGTTGTGTTTTACTGGTTTCACGTGCTGCATGATCATCGGTAATGGCTTCGGCTTGCGTGAACAACATCGGAGTTTCGCCAGAGAGTTTCCTCGACTGTACTCCGACGTATCCGACGTACGGATGGTTGAGCCCTAGAATCTCTTTCAGTCGTGATTTCCCCGACGAAGAATCGAATGCGAAGACGTCGGCAACGGCTGAAAAGAAGTCGCATGAGAAACACGATCCCGAAGCTTACGGCAAGGATGTCGGAGATTTCGAGTTCAGGCTCGAAGATCCGGTGACAATGCTCCCGGCTGACGAGCTATTCTCCGATGGGAAGCTTATGCCTCTACAGCTTACAACGGTTCGTCCTTCTGTTGCTTCGACGGCGGTGACGTCTACTTCGGAGGAGATAAGGTCACCAGAGGCTGTCAAATCGCGCCGAAGAGCTGAGCTGTCCGGGACAGATCCGTACTTGTTCTCCCCTAAGGCGCCGAGGTGTTCGAGTAGATGGAGAGAGCTTTTAGGCTTGAAGAAGCTGCAGGGTAATCAAGCTAAGCAAGATTTTCAGAAGTCAGCTACGTCTTTCGCTTCTTCAAAGAATACTAACCCCAAGTCTTTGAAGCATTTCCTCCACAGAAACTCAAAATCTTCGTCAGCGGGTGTGGATTCTATGTTGAGCCTTCCGTTGCTGAGAGATTCTGATTCGGAGTccatttctatttcttcccgTCTTTCgctttcttcttcgtcttcttctggCCCCGACCATGAAGATCTCCCTAGGCTTTCCCTTGATTCGGATAAACCAAATCCGAGCCAAACAATTTCTCTGAGCAAGACCCCACTAAGGCTTAGAGTAGCGAAGCCAGCAACGGCGAGAAGTACCACTGCAATTGCAAGCGAGAACATTAGGCCTTTTGCGGCTGAGCATCCTACGGCGAGGGTCGGACGGAGCCCGATTCGCAGAGCTCCTGATTCAACCACTACTCCTGCTAGAGGGGTCTCTGTTGACAGTCCTCGGATGAACTCTTCTGGCAAAATCGTGTTTCAGAGCTTAGAGAGAAGCTCGAGCAGTCCGAGCAGCTTCAATGGTGGTCCGAGGATTAAACACAGAGGGATGGAAAGATCTTACTCTGCAAATGTCAGGATTTCCCCTGTTCTAAACGTTCCGGTCTGTTCACTTCGAGGATCGTCGAAGTCTGGTTCTGTCTTCGGGTTCGGGCAGTTGttttcttctccacagaagAAGGATGGGACGTCCACCAAAGGCCACACCAACAGAAATCGCACTGACCGtaattgatttggtttcggAGTAATTTGGTaacattttgaaaattttaactttCGTTTTTCTCCCACCCCCTCACCGTTCTTATGCTATTCCATTTTGCGGGGTCTTATTCGATTGAAGATATTAGATGTATATATGCGGGGCTTTCAGCTAATGTAGGATTTCTTCCATCCATCTGCAAAGGGTTGGGATCCTTTagcttttctgtttctttgatttctttttattttgctcTGTTTTTGCTGGTTCTTGTAATCTCTCCTTTGAAAAGGTAGTCAGTAAGAGATTTGATCCAGTTCACAAGATAATTTTTATTGTAAGTTTGCTGATTCTCTTTTGTGTATTTTGGTATATTCGTTGTGGATTTTACTAAGTTGTGCGTCTTCCTCTATACTGTTCTCAATAGCTTTTcctgtttattttattttttcttttaatgagtTTTTGGTGGTGCTGTTGATTCCTGCTGTATTTGCCATGTCTGTTTTAGCTTTTcctgtttattttatttttcttttaaagtgGGTTAGGTCTCAGGTGTCTCAGGTTTTTTCCCCGGTTGAGATGGGTTGGTGCAGATTCCCATTGGCTCAAATTAATCCCTTCATGGTGAGTTTACCAATATTTGCAATCTTTTTTGGCTTTGTTGCTTgatgcttcttctccttctgagcTTATTATTTGATGAACTCCTCATCTAGTGGGGTCATGATTTACATACCAAGGTTCCCTCATCATACGGTTCGTGAGGTTCCCTTAGGGATGCTTGACACATGTCAAACAAAAATCCAAGGGCTGGCTTTTCAAATATAGTTTAAGATGGTGGTTTCCAATGAACGTGTGATTCTGTCTCcactctcctctctccactctccactctccactctccactctccactctactctttcctcaaaaccagACTtgcctctctcctctctctataCTATTTTCAATTATAGTTTAAGATGGTGgatttctctctatctctatctgtTTTGCTAAAAGATGGATCTCTAATTAAGGAGCTAAGGAACACTTGCTAAAGAAAAACCATGCATCCTGCATATGAGCTAAGGAACACTTGCTAAAGAATGATGGGATTATTAAAGAATGAGCTGCAGTGATTAATAATGAAGGTTcctgttttgttatttttaaaaagatgtaaaaaaaaagaggcttcAACTTCAATCTCCTCATTCCTATCCATTATCTCGGAATACTGTGGCATTAAAATTGAAGTTATAAGCAGGAAATTATTGACAAGAGTACATGAACAGGGAACTTTAATGATGACGGAAAGTCGAAAACAGTGTTGGCAAGAGTTTTAAGACTAAGAGGAGGCTTACAGAATTATGAGTTGGTAGGGCTTCTCAGTTTCTTCTTTCTACCAAGGAAGCTCTTGTGAGAAAAAGTGGCATCAATCTCAATTAGATTCTTTTGAATTGCAGTAAAGTTCCATTAAGAAGCTTAAACCCTCTTAGCCATTGCAAGCTTTATACTCTTTTTGCTTTTTGGGTAATAATTTATTGAAGAATTAGAAGGGAACAAGGGAACGGAAGAGGGGACATGAGGACTTGCTGCTTCAGGGAAAGGAGAACACCGTTGTTGGGTTATCGGAAAAGATGAGTACCTTCTTCAAAATCGCTGTTCTTAGTCAAATAAACTGCAAGACAATgtgatattattcataaaaagTATCAAATCTGAGAAAGAGAAATATAACGAGATCAGAGAGGACAGAAAATGAAAGCATAGAATAAACATGAAGAGTCTGGAAgtatagagaggagagagaagagcgtgggaaagaggaaagagtggagagaggagacgTGAAAGTTGCTGTTTCATTGAGAAACTGCAaaagtggagagaggagagagaaaaatctggttttgaaaagaagagCAGAGTGAAGAGAACggttttgaggaaagagtggagagaggagagagaggaagtcACTGCTTGTTTGGAAATCACCATCGTAAAGTATTTTACCTTACAATCGTTGGATTTCTCTCTGACATGTGTCGAGCATCCTGAGAAAAACCTTAGAACCGTATGGTGAGGCGtccgtccaaaaaaaaaaaaaccttctgaATCATGCATTGATATTCTATTTATGTTTTTTGACCGAGTCTGGGAAATGATGAAAAAGATAAATACGGATAAGCAGAGGCTCCAATGGTTGAGCTATGCTGAATGTTTTTGCACGTCAGTCTGATCCCAAAACAGTGTTTTCATGCCTTGTCTTTTATCCTGCGGTCTTGCGCAGTCTCTTCGCCTTTGTTGTCACTATCCTCCCCGTGCCCTGGTCTTATGCTAAAATACGCCGGTGTGCTTGATCtttcaattggtctcacttcgaTTCCTGTTTTTTGGACTGTGTGGAAGGCTACGACGCCAAGAGTACTGTGTCGACTCCCGAGTCCCGACTCTCCCGTCCTTAGATCTGTTCCATGTTCCCCATCTTATATTTTAGAGAGTATTTTCCCAAGGCAATTTAAggtaattttaaatttattttctttatcgGTGAGAACATGATTCTTTAATATGATTCACTATTTTCCTAGcggttattattattattttttgtttgaattttttaattgaAGGGTATCAGTGAAGAGGTAACATGGTAATGGACGGTCGAGCTCTGAGTAGATTCCTCCGTCTTTAGTCCTCAACAATATCATATCATAAGCTAAAGACACTGCTGTCAAAGTGTCTTGTCTTttgttctctgtttcttcttttactCTAGTGGAAGAGCCAAAGCACTTGCTCGCAGAGACATGAAATATTCCTGCCCTGTGTTTTTTCTCCATCACCACGTGgatttttttgtctttccaccaaggagaggggggggggggtttgattTGAAGCAAAAATAGAATGTGGACCCTGGTGGTGGATTCCTGATCCTCCATCAAAATCACATGGCCCCCACATCTCTCCATAGAGGACTCTCTGATCTTGCAGATGTATGGTATGCTTATCGACGGTCCAGTGTTGATATAGACAttcttcctccctccctcccccttctcAAGCCCTTAACATTATCATAAGCTACATTGAATTCCCAAGCTACCTTGTCTTGTAAGGCTCCTTCTTCCCTTATGTAAAGAGGCTGCTACCAGTCTGTGGCTAACAGTacaattttaattgatttttcttCCTTGGGGTGGTGGGTAAAAGCTTAACGAGTTGTTGGTCAGCCTATTGAAAATTTATGTGATCAATGGGCGTCTTTGATGCTGCCCTGTTGATATTGTTCAGTTCTACCTAATTGGTTATCACTGAACCCAggattttttgaatttgattaatggattttaatggGGCCACGACTGATACTAGTAAAAGGCACTGAGTCAGATAGGTGGAACTTCTATGTTCGGTGTAGCAGCAGCTCAAATCCAGGTGGGAAGAGATCCAGAGCAATTGAGCATTGAAAACGAAAACTGTCTAGACAGACCTAACCCCATAATAAAGGACTTCCTCTTGCCCACACTAAacccttcttccccttctttaaTCTTTGGCACTGAACTCCCAAGTACACTAGGAGGAGGGGCTTGCCCAGTGGCCATTGTCTCCCACCATTCCACCTTTCTCTGTAGAATCACCCCATCTTCCCATTTGGGTACCTTTCAACACCGGCCatctgaaaagaaaaaaaaaaagaaagtgtccTTTATCTTAGCTTTATAGCCTGTAAAAATACTggcgatatatatatatatatatatatatatatattgaagatATAATATATGGTAT
This window encodes:
- the LOC122650267 gene encoding uncharacterized protein LOC122650267, which encodes MASACVNNIGVSPESFLDCTPTYPTYGWLSPRISFSRDFPDEESNAKTSATAEKKSHEKHDPEAYGKDVGDFEFRLEDPVTMLPADELFSDGKLMPLQLTTVRPSVASTAVTSTSEEIRSPEAVKSRRRAELSGTDPYLFSPKAPRCSSRWRELLGLKKLQGNQAKQDFQKSATSFASSKNTNPKSLKHFLHRNSKSSSAGVDSMLSLPLLRDSDSESISISSRLSLSSSSSSGPDHEDLPRLSLDSDKPNPSQTISLSKTPLRLRVAKPATARSTTAIASENIRPFAAEHPTARVGRSPIRRAPDSTTTPARGVSVDSPRMNSSGKIVFQSLERSSSSPSSFNGGPRIKHRGMERSYSANVRISPVLNVPVCSLRGSSKSGSVFGFGQLFSSPQKKDGTSTKGHTNRNRTDRN